taaaaataataagaacttttaatatttattttattttttaaaataagagttgttttaaaaacaatataatgAGTGGAATTATCTTACGTACATATATTAAATAATGAGTTTATCTTATAATGAATCATTTGGGTGGATTGAAGTTCGATCGCTGAGAAGAGTAATTGTTAGTTACATTTTATTTACTTTGTGACCACACTCAAGTTACTAGAGCCCCTTTTCTCTGAAATTAAAGAGTTAACACAAGTACAAAAATGTTGATAAATGTTGGTTCAGCCATAAAAGAGTTAACTATATTGTAAGAGTTTTTCGACTCCCATGACCTGTGTGAAAATCTCTTTGATGAATGATTTATAAATACCTCTATTACTACTTGTTGAATTTTTTGGTCTATTCAAAATGGTGAACTTCGAAAATCAATTCATCTAAATTTTTTTGGTCataacaataaattttataattaatttgtgtACATACCCACAAATACTACGATATTGGATGGGTGCCACCGCCACATATGACTTTTAGataatgtgtatatatatgtagaaaaatcaacaaaagaTAAAGGCAAAAACAAAAAGCTATGGAGTACCAAATATTTCTAATATTGATTAGTTTTATGTGTGCAAgcattttcatcttcatttttagaaaattaaaccAAACTCAAAAATCTACAAATCTTCTTCCACCAGGGCCACGCCCATTTCCCATCATTGGAAACATTTTAGAACTTGGCAAAAACCCACACAAGACACTCACAAAACTCTCTCAAATCTATGGACCAATCATGACACTTAAACTAGGAACCATAACAACCATAGTAATCTCATCACCACAACTAGCCAAACAAGTCTTACATGAAAATTCACAAATCTTCTCTAATAGAACTGTCCCACATGCACTTTGTGCACTTAATCATGACAAAGTCTCAGTTGGAATGCTTCCACCATTAGCTTTATGGAAGAAACTAAGAAAAATTTGTGCTACAAAAGTATTTTCTACAAATATTCTTGACTCAACAAAAATTCTCCGCCAACAAAAGTTGCAAGAATTATTGGATTATGTGAAGGAAAAATGTAACAAAGGTGAAGTTTTTGATGTTGGTGAGGTTGTTTTTACAACTATCcttaattcaatttcaaatattttgttcTCTATGGATTTGACTCATTCCACACCTGATGAAAAGTCTCAAGAGtttaaaaacattatttggGGAATCATGGAAGAATCTGGTAGGCCTAATGTTTCAGATTTCTTTCCAATTCTTCGTCCATTAGATCCACAAAGGGTAAAAGCAAGGATGACCAATCATATGAAAAAGGTGTATAAGATTTTTGATGGAATTATTGAAGAAAGAATTTGTTCAAGAGATTCCAAAGTTGATTATGAGGTGTTCAATGATGTGTTAGATTCACTTCTTAATAACAACAATCTTGGAGAAACCACTTCTGAATTGAGCCGCAATGAGATGGTGCATCTATTTCAGGTTAGTATTGTTTTTTCAATAATTGAATTTCAGTAAATCATAATCTAATCACTTTTTTAAGGAGTTTATAGGCGTATGTAGGGGTGGAAATAGTTCAGACCTCTCAAGGGTCTATGATACCAAGATATCCCTACAACCTTTCAATATTTTGGatatggttttttttgttttgtttttataatcTATGAAATATGCGGATTGATTATATATGTTTCTAACTGCACTACATCCGTACATTTGGTTGGATGTAATGTTAAGAAGTTCCACATCGAATGTGAGTTGACCTAGACAGTCGTTTATAAGTAAGAAATAattttcaccttacaagccgattttttatatttgaattagGCCAATTTCAATT
This genomic interval from Trifolium pratense cultivar HEN17-A07 linkage group LG6, ARS_RC_1.1, whole genome shotgun sequence contains the following:
- the LOC123892775 gene encoding cytochrome P450 76T24-like; protein product: MEYQIFLILISFMCASIFIFIFRKLNQTQKSTNLLPPGPRPFPIIGNILELGKNPHKTLTKLSQIYGPIMTLKLGTITTIVISSPQLAKQVLHENSQIFSNRTVPHALCALNHDKVSVGMLPPLALWKKLRKICATKVFSTNILDSTKILRQQKLQELLDYVKEKCNKGEVFDVGEVVFTTILNSISNILFSMDLTHSTPDEKSQEFKNIIWGIMEESGRPNVSDFFPILRPLDPQRVKARMTNHMKKVYKIFDGIIEERICSRDSKVDYEVFNDVLDSLLNNNNLGETTSELSRNEMVHLFQDLFVAGTDTTSSTIEWIMAELLRNPEKLTKARKELCKAIGKDETIEESHISKLPFLQAVVKETLRLHPAAPLLLPHKCDENMNILGFNVPKNAQLFVNVWAMGRDPTIWENPTMFMPERFLECDINYKGNNFELIPFGAGKRICPGLPLAHRTMHLIVASLLRNFEWTLADGLKPEDMNMDEQFGLTLKRIKALRVQATSSP